From the genome of Oncorhynchus masou masou isolate Uvic2021 chromosome 15, UVic_Omas_1.1, whole genome shotgun sequence:
GGACTCATTATAGATCTGTGTTTGTATTGTTTAGTTTTAAGCATTCTCAAATAGCCGTTTGTGAAGTGCCTTCATGGGAAGATCATGTTTTTTCTCTTTTAGGTGGGAAAATTGTATCCTCAAAACCTTTTGCGCCTCTAAATTTTAGAATCAACAGTCGAAACTTGAGTGGTAGGTTTTCATCATGTTCATATCATTCTTATGGATCTCAAAGATTCTAGTGTGTTTTCATGAACTAAATGGATTGCCTTTCTGCTCTTTGTTTCTCCTTTTCAGACATTGGCACAATAATGAGAGTCGTGGAGTTGTCTCCGTTGAGGGGTTCAGTGTCCTGGACTGGAAAACCAGTTTCCTACTACCTTCATACGATAGACCGCACCATAGTGAGTCAAGCTTTCCCCTCTTTTACGCTCATCCCCTCCGTCCCAATACATTCACAATGTTGCAATGGCAGTTGCTCTACAGTGCCACCATTTTACTCATATGCGCCTAAATTTTTATTTGGGAGCACCCGTGCGCCTAGAAAAAAAATAAGGATTCAAGCTTTATTACCGCAAATATTTTTTCATTGTGCTCCTACATTTCTATGTGCGCCTACATGTTCCAACTTAGGTGCACATGTTCTTCTTGTTAAAAAAAATGGGGAAAAACAGGGAAAATTCTGTTTTATAGTAGGGCAACTTTGAATTGAATGAGAGCTCTCAACCAGTTCATGTGTATATAAAATACCAATGCGTACGGTAGCAGTACTCAGAACATGTTTAGTCGGACATATCCCTGCAGGAAACAACTGCATCTGCTGGTATAGCCCTGCAGTGGACAGAGGAGAGGTGATACTGAGACAGGTGATGGCGCAACCAACATTACTACTAGCCTACATGTTGTACCATGAGTGTTTTCAACTTGTTTAGAAACATTAAAAACAGGACTTGCTTGCTTACTTTTGCACTTAGTTAGCCTGACAGCAAGCAGGAAATCTTCACTTTCTGCCTGTTGGTCGTGGTGGCATATTGTGCCAATAGAACCTAGAACAggacactccaaccctgttcccggagagctataGTCCTGGAGGGTTTCTTGCCAATCCTAATgtagcgcacctgattctaataattatactgaacaaaaaaatataaacacaacatgtaaagtgttggttttaTGAGCTGAGATAAAATGTAAATTTTTCCATATACACAAAAAGCTTAACCTATAAAATTGTCCAtgaatttgtttacatccctgttagtgaacatttcgcctttgccaagataattcatccacctgacaggtgtggcatatcaaataGCTGACACGGGTGTagcttgtgctgggggacaataaaaggccactcaaaactgcagttgtcacaacacaatgccacagatgtctcaagttttgagagagcgtgcaattgacatgctgactgcaggaatgtccaccagagctgttgccgtAAGCCGcttccaatgtcgttttagataatttggcagtaggtccaactggcctcacaaccacagaccacgtttaaccacgccagcccaggacctccacacctggcttcttcacctgcaggatcgtcttaCATGCTGACTAGAACGGGGCGTGCGAATGTTGATTTCTGTCCATCCAGACCAtacgcgatcaggacacgcaggttgaaatatcaaaatgaACTCTGAGACAactaatttggggacaggttgaaacgCATCAAACATTCATTATAATTTGTCCGGAGGTATAAACATTGGGTTATttgacctgaaatgcacaagatcctctactccgacaatgaaTCCACAGATTAAAAGGTAAACCTAGTTATTTTCTAGTAATCTTTCCAGTCTTCTGTGGACTTTATATggcagttggcaaccaactttaaggtgcattaccaccaccaactgggctggagtgtggacctcactTCATCTTTCAATCATCCATGTGGGTATAtgttcctaaaaaccaatgaggagatgggagaggtgtgACTTGCAAGCACATCAATCTTAAAAAATATATCAAGTTCAGTGAGCAGTTCAGATTAAATGATTGAATAACGTGTCGATTTTCATTTGAAACTTGCACGTAACAAGAGGGGTGTGGTCTGAATGTTAGACCAGCCACATGGACAGCTGATGTAACATAGTGTTTTTGTCTGtaatgaagccctttttgtggggaaaacttCTGGTTGGCTGGGCCTATGGCTGTCCagtggctgcgcccctgcccattcatgtgaaatccataaattggagcttaatgaatttatttaaattgactggtttgctttatatgaactgtaactcagtaaaatcatttcgtgttacgtttttatttttgttcagttgcTGGTTAAGATGAATCAGGTTAGTAAGACCACCTACAGGATTgtaagctctccaggaacagggttggagaatcCTGACCTAGAAATGTGTCCTTCTGTTTAGTTATATTTGGTCTTGATACTGGTCTATACTGGTTTGTACCATCTCAGTGCAAGTGAAATAACTGGCTAAGTCTTTAATCCTTAAATCGATTGACGTATCCGTCAGTTTTAAGATGGGGATATCtgtttttttgcatgggctgcgtctcaatccaccatctgcctatgtcggccttccgcatctgtggtggaaggtggccgagctacagcggtgtttgtcagaccatgagacatcctgaaaatcggtcttctcacaaacgTCTCtagcgtccgaacggtttggcctacaaactaatatgaccactctatggaaagatgactcttttgctctacaacccccacaagtgtcacgggactcgtctgaaggtaacccatacaaacaaaTAGAAGTATGGAGGTATTTTTGTGaacaaaaataaggggtttaATGTGTCCAGAAAAcaaatatttcctgagctttcttatgtCCTAGAAATAGGACAGACAATTCAAAAActtattccttatgatttatTTTGTCTTTTTGACATTTATGAAGGAGTTATTCATTGCATTTCTAtgggctgtagtagtagtagtagccattttatttttaatatttaatTAAATTGGAATCGTTAACGAAATTATAActaggggtcctaaaattctaaatcaaatggcTAAATGATCCAACGGCTTAGCCTTCGAGGTTAATGTATCCATTCACTGGAGACAGTGGAAACGGTGAGGTCATCGCTGCATTGTTTCTGTAGCTCCTCATTAACTCATCCACGTGTTGGAGGGCTTATGGACAGTgtcaaacaagggcactgcgctTAGATAGCAGAGGTCACTCTCCCCTATGTCCTTGTGCAATACTTGATACCTTCTTTTTCCTTTTCAGCTTGAAAACTATTTTCATAGTCTCAAAAATCCTAAACTCAGGGTAAGCTAAACATTTTTTGTTCCTTTTGCACTATTTTATATTGTCATTACTCTGTGGGCAATCTTGGTCACCTCCAGCATTACTGTTGCTCCTAGTTTGTGCCCTGCTGAACGATTCACATGGTAAACAACAGATGTTCCTATGTGTTTTTAGGAGGAGCAAGAAGCAGCTAGGCGTCGTCAAGAAAAGAATAGTAAAAGCAACAGCACCACGCCAACCAAGGCAAAGGAGCACAAGGTAAGTGACTTAGCTGACTTTATAGTCTTTTCACATCTCTATGCTAAATTCTTGCGCTTTACCCTATGATATGAGATCACTTTAGCAGCTCTAGGTCAGAATTTTCTCTCTCATGCTGGTCCCTTCCCTCTATATGTCTTAGGATTCCTGTGAGGAGGTTGAGCGACCAGGCCTATTGGCAGTCGTGAAGGCGCCACCCAAACCGCGGCGTGCCAAACTCCTCAAGGGCCGCAAGCTGAGTGCTCGGAAGCGCGGGCGTCCCAAGAAGGCTGCTGTAGCCGCAGCTGAGCGAAAGAGCAAGAGCAGCCAGAGTGCCCTGGATCTGCTGCATGCCAAGACCCTCTCAGCAGCACCCCCTCAGGGTGAGCCACCTGGTGACAGTTTTACTCAGGGCTGTGTCCATATACCCTTGTGCATTTGTGTTATTCAGCCCTTTACTCATCGTGGTCCATGTCTGTTTAGCTGACTTTCTGTGTTTCTACAGATGCATATAGGTCACCTCAAAGTCCCTTCTACCAGCTACCTCCCAAAGTTCAGCACTATGCGTCTGGCCAACTTCTGCTGGGCCCCAGTCCTCCTGGCCTACAACAGCTTCTTGGTGAGCACCGCTACCCTGACCCCACCCTTAGTTATCacatccgtcagtcagtcagcagtcCTGATAAGCCATTGCTCTCTCCTCACACAGACAACATTAAAGTCCAGTACCTCCAGTTCATGGCCTACATGAAGACACCTCAGTACCGCAACAACCTGCAGCAAGTCCTGGAGCAGGAGAAGGTAAATGGAATGTCCAAATCACTCACTCCATCTTGTGAACTCTGACAATCACTAATGGTATTGCCACCTTTTTAAAAAGTAATAATTATTCACTCCCTCAGACTCACACCGcaactctcacccctctctttatCAGTCATGTTGGATGAGACTATCCTTCTGGGAATGTTGCATCTGATTTAGCCTCGACTTGTAAAGCTTCCTCGCTTGTGTTCCTccttccgtctccctctctcctccagctcaAACACAGAGGGCTTTCTGGGCAGGCGGAGCATCTGCAGACTGCGTGTCAGACCCACAAAGAGAAAATCAAAGGGCTCTTCCACCACAAACTGGATGAGGTAGGCAGACAGTGGTGACTGTCTAATAAAACGAGCTGATATTGAGACTCATAGTGGTTGAGTACTCGATCCCTGAAAGTCGTACCCTGTCTGTTCCACTCAGCTGGGAGTGAAGGCACTCACCATGGAGGACCTATTGGAGGCCCAGAAGGAGATCTCGGCCCACAACCGTCAACTGAAGGAGCAGACCAagcagctggagagagacatggccGAGCTGAGGGATCACAGCCTGTTCCTGGTGAGACCTCTAcctttttttgtcatttagcagacgctcttatccagagcgacttatactGTATTCCTGGCTGACTTCTCTCTGGCCGCTTTCACAATGGATTTCATCTGCATGCTTGACACTGTTGGACCAGAGGCATGTAACTAACTGGAAGTGTCTGTTTGTCTCAGTTGAAGTCTCGATGTGAGGAGCTGAAGCTGGATTGGAGCTCTCTGTGTCTTGAGAGCCTGCTGAAGGAGAAGCAGGCCCTGCGTAGACAGATCTCAGAGAAACAGCGCCACTGCCTCGAGCTGCAGGTACACCTCTCACCTGTTCCCAGGGCTCTAAAGTGCAGGCATTTTGGTCACTTATGCTCCTTAAAATTTTACTGTGCATCCTGGAATTTTTATTTGTGAGCACGAGTGCGTCTAGGAAAAAAAATCTCCCAGATAATTGTGGTGATTAGGCTTTTCTGTACTGTTGCGACGTGTTTTAAAGAAGAAAGCGTTGTGATCGCGCCATTACTAGGCTACATAGAAAACAGATTGTTGCTAGTCAGTTCAAAAGATTAATTTGCTTAAGTGTATCATGAGACATGAAcagaatgcatcagtgattcgtgTTTTCTGGAACTTTCTGAAGAGGCAACGCACAGGAATGCCTGTCTGTGTGCGGTTTGAGTATGTCTACCACTGTGTTGTGACGTTAATGGTAGATTTTAAAGGCTTTCTTGTCTGTGTGTTTCTCAAAAAACTAAATTTAAAGTTAAGTACAATGTAGCTTATGCCTACCCTTGCAGCAAGAcatcatgattatttgcatccATTTGTTTTGCAAACCCTACAGATGTGAGCTACaaacactgctaaccaaacaatAGTCTATTGCTCTAGAGGGGCATGGTGCACACTTAAATTAAAGGTTAACACTCAACAAGTGGTCTACTgaagtggtttaagcattgttgtggacatGGAACTTcctataaatattttttttaagagCACAACCTGACAACTTACATAACTGAATATTCAACAAATTACATGGTAATTTCAATTAGTTATTTGTATCAACTTTTTTGCTTTTTATAATAAGCAGATGTATTTCCAGGGTTACCTTTTAGTTTGTAGGGCACAACATGTGCTTCAGAAGTAGCTCACATTCATATAGGCCAGCTATAGGCTATATCTCAATCTATTTAAAGAATTGTATTTTCTGGTGCtccaacctttttttttttttatagccCTGCCTGAATCCCCTCTTTCTTCCCTGCCTGTTTCTACTGACATACACTAAATAATTGAAATGATCCGTCTACTGTTTTTGTGAAGCAGTGGCATGTTCTCATAAAGCTTTGTTCCTCTTCTTACCTTATGCAATGACTCCCCCTGTTGTTGGTTCTCAGATCAGCATCGTGGAACTGGAGAAGAGTCAGAGGCAACAGGAGCTGCTCCAGCTCAAGTCCTACAGTCCCCGTGAGGGCTCCCTCTACCACAAGGGCCTCCCCGGCCTGGAGgccctcccccgtcctcccctGGATCACCACACCCCCAAACTCAGCCTAGCTGCTGCTGGCCTCAACAGTCTCAGCCCCGAGCTGTCCATCAACAGCATCGCCCCGCCCTGCTTCCACAGGGGTGGTGTGGGGACCAAGGGAGCGCTGCTCTCCCGCTACCTGCCTATCTCGCCCGACCACGAGATTGTACCCCCCACCCCAGATGCCCGACACAGGCAGCTGGGTCACCCCCTCCCCGACTACACCCGCTACTCCCCAGCTAAGATCGCCCTGCGCAGACACCTGAACCAGGACTCTAGTATGGCACACTTCAGAGGCCTGGGCTTCACTGGTCTCAGGTTAGTCAGGTTTAATATCTACAACCACTGTAGGGACTCTGCTAATAGGTTTGTTACATGTTTGTAGAGTACTGTATTTCTGACACTTCTGCTCCTGCAGGGATATGGTTGCTGTCACTTCTCCATTAGGAGCTAAACTGAGCTGCCTCTCTCCCAACTCATCAGACAGTCTGCAGAACAACACACCCAGGAGTGCTGAGAGGGTAACTCTGTCCACTCTGTTCCCACACTGTCTGACTTCGTCCTGACACACAGCCTACCATGCTGACTCAAACACTATTTACTCTCCCTGTATGTTCCTCCCTAAGttgtcctctgtctgtgtgtgatatCCAGGGTGACACCATCACCAGCCTGCCCATCAGTATCCCCCTCAGCACGGTGCACCCCAGCAAGCTCCCTGTTAGCATCCCCCTGGCCAGTGTGGTGCTGCCCAGCCGAGCTGAGAGACTGGTGGGTACATGTAGAGCTAGGGTTTGATTTTGGACTGGGTAATAAAGGTCACGTGTGCTGTAATAAAACACGGTTGACTCGAACGTTTGTTTTTGTAGAGGAGCACACCGAGTCCTGTGTTCCAGATGGGCCAGACCAATGGTAAGCATACCCAAATACACTAGTACCTTAACCACATCCATTGAAACCTGCATGTGTTGACAGACATCTCCTGAAGGACCAGCGTCTAACGCTCTCTGTTCTTCCTCAGGGTACTCCTCTAGCTCAGGGCTGATGAACGGAGGCTCTCATTCTGAGGACCAGGACAGTgctgccccctcccctccccctcacggTGCCCCTCTAACGGGACCAACACAAGGCCACAGCCCCCCTCTCAGCACCGGGGGGGTCCTCCACTACGCTGACGGCCCCCCCAGAATCCTCCCTGAGGACTGGGCCGAGCGGCACGGTGAGTCTGACTCTGAGCCCCAGGACAGCGAGTCCAGACGCCGCAtgttcttctcttcctcctcctcttcctcatcttcatCCTCTTCAGGGGGCGCAGTGACTCGCCTACACCTTGGCTCAGGCAGGCAGGGCAAACATCACCACGGCAACCACAACACCAATAACCACCACCACTCGCCAGgctcccagcacacacacacccacggccATGGATCACAAGAGGGGCGCAAGCGTGGGAGGAGAAAGCGCAGCTCTGCGGGGGCTCAACCTGCCAGCGGCTCCCCAAAGAGAAGGTCCTTTCCTGGGCTCAGCTCCACCAGCCAACCCTCAGGATCCCCACTCAACATCAACTCCATGGTGAGTCAAGCCACATTCAAGTTGCTTCCCTGTCCATCAGTATGTGGTCCATGGCTAAGTTGATTGCAGCGTGGTACTTGCTACAGGAGTTGTTTGATTCCCAAATATCTACTCTATACATCTTTCAACACGAGTTGTATGTTTGATTCCCTAATGGTTTCTGTGTTTGTCGTATCAGGTGAACAACATAAACCAGCCTCTGGAGATTGCTGCCATTTCTTCCCCGGAGCAGTCTGGTTGTAGCCCCTGTGGGCCAGACATGGATCAGCCTCCTGTACTGAAGAGAGAACGCCCTCTGGAGATCAACGGCTCAGGACACTACTCCTCTGCACCCAGCTCTGACGACGACTCTGGCTACCCTGCTGACAGCTCCAGCTCAAGGTATTGTAAATGGTGAAGCAGAAAAGCCACGTTGCTGCTTCTCTACACGAGTACATTTGAAATTTTTATATTTTCTTttaatgtctttttttttttttttttagaattgAAAGGAAGATTGCCACTATTTCCTTGGAGAGCAGAGATGGAGCAGGCAGACCAGGGAACAGCGAGCGGGGTAAGGAACGTCCAAATGTGACCGCTGAAGCCTGCATAATAAACATGATATTATAGATCTGACCGACATGGACAGTCATATCATGATAAATGTTACTTTTTTGCTCTATAAAAATAAATTCAATGATAAAAATGTTTACTTTACAGGGCTCTTTTTCAGTCCCAATTAAGACAACTGAGATCGTAGCCTATGGTTTAAAAAGTAAGCTATTTCATCTCTCATATCCAGGGAATGCATGATTAAATAGGGTCCAAAACTATCTGCATTATAATTTTGGAGTGCTCTTCAAAGAATTTGCTGACATCTTTGTGCATATTGGCCTTTAGGCTTTATTATTCgccacctgaggaagtgggaactcaAAAGGTTTGACTCAAAATACAAGCTAGATTGCCAACTCAAAATATTATATTGTTGCTATATAGCCATGTAGGCAAATAGATTAATCTATCAGTAAATGTATGCtgtttcattagctgaaataaaatatcccagaaatgttccatacacacaaagcttatttctcaacttttgtgcacaaatttgtttatatcccggttagtgagcatttctcctttgccaagataatccatccacttgacaggtggcatatcaagaagctgattaaacagcatgatcattacacatgtgcaccttgtgctgcgcacaataaaaggccactaaaatgggCCGCTTTCTTCACCTGTAGGatagtctgagaccagccacccggacagctgataaaactggGTTTGCGCAAccaagaatttctgcacaaactgtcagaaaccttcTCTGGGAAGCTCATccgcgtgctcgtcgtcctcaccggggtcttgacctgacttcagtgggcaaatgctcaccttcgatggtcaCTGGCACGCTGAAGAAATAaggatttttatatatttttttcctttatttaactaggcaagtcagttaaggacaaattcttattttcaatgacggcctaggagtgggtttcactgcctgttcaggggcaacagatttgtaccatgtcagcttccggttactagtccaacgctctaaccactaggctaccctgccaccccaggctAGATACCCTGGTTCTcttagctgctgccaaggtagcagctactcttcctggggtctggcTAAATTAAGGTAGTTATACcctttttaaaacattacaatacattcataacagattccacaacacactaagtgattcccgggtttcaactgtaccgggcagatggcagcagtgtgtatgtgggtgagcagtttgtggatgtcaacattgtgaacagtgccccttggtggtggggttatggtatgggcaggcataaactacggacaaagAACACACTTGCATTTTGCCGATAACAATACGAATGCATAGAGATAcggtgacgagatcctgaggcccattgttgtgccattcatccgccgccatcacctcatgatgggactgaaaatgtcccagttcttccatggcctccatactcaccagacatgtaacccattgagcatgttggAGATActctggattgatgtgtacaacagcgtgttccagttcccgccaataacCACCTCCCACAGCcattgaggagtgggacaacattccacaggccataatcaacagcctgatcagctCTATGCGAAGATGTGTCCAGCTACATCAtgcaaatggtgatcacaccagatactgactggttttctgatccacactatatatatatatatatatatatatatatatatatagatatagtgtggatatatagatgatatatatatatatatatatagaacacttaaacaacacaatgtaactctaaGTCaatctgtgaaatcaaactgtccactgaggAAGTAATACCgattgacaaatttcacatgctgttgtgcaaatggaatagacaacaggtggaaattataggcaattagcaagacacccccaataaaggagtggttctgcaggtggtgaccacttctcagttcctatgcttcctggctgatgttttggtcacttttgaatgctggcggtgctttcactctagtggtagcatgagactgagtctacaacccacacaagtggctcaggtagtgcagctcatccaggatggtacatcaatgcgagctgtggcaagaaggtttgctgtgtctgtcagcgtagtgtccagagcatggaggcgctaccaggagacaggccagtacatcaggagatgtggaggaggccgtaggagggtaacaacccagcagcaggaccgctacctccgcatttatgcaaggaggagcaggaggagcactgccagagccctgcaaaatgacctccagcaggccacaaatgtgcatgtcagaaacagactctatgagggtggtatgagggcccgacatccacaggtgggggttgtgcttacagcccaacaccgtgcaggacgtttggcatttgccagagaacaccaagattggcaaattcgccactggcgccctgtgctcttcacagatgaaagcaggttcacactgagcacatgtgacagacgtgacatagtctggagacgccgtagagaacgttctgctgcctgaaacatcctccagcatgaccggtttggctgTGGGGTGGTATTTCTTAGGGGGTCCGCACAGCCCTCCAcgtgctcgccagaggtaaccTGAC
Proteins encoded in this window:
- the LOC135556518 gene encoding histone-lysine N-methyltransferase, H3 lysine-79 specific-like isoform X2, with the translated sequence MGEKLELKLKSPVGAEAAGYSWPLPVYDKHHDAAHEIIETIRWVCEEIPDLKLAMENYVLIDYDTKSFESMQRLCDKYNRAIDSIHQLWKGTTPPLKLNKRPSNGLLRHILQQVYNHSVTDPEKLNNYEPFSPEVYGETSFDLVAQIINEMEMMEDDTFVDLGSGVGQVVLQVAAATNCKHYFGVEKADIPATYAESMDKEFKRWMKWYGKKHGDYSLERGDFLSEVWKERIANTSVIFVNNFAFGPEVDHQLKERFANMKEGGKIVSSKPFAPLNFRINSRNLSDIGTIMRVVELSPLRGSVSWTGKPVSYYLHTIDRTILENYFHSLKNPKLREEQEAARRRQEKNSKSNSTTPTKAKEHKDSCEEVERPGLLAVVKAPPKPRRAKLLKGRKLSARKRGRPKKAAVAAAERKSKSSQSALDLLHAKTLSAAPPQDAYRSPQSPFYQLPPKVQHYASGQLLLGPSPPGLQQLLDNIKVQYLQFMAYMKTPQYRNNLQQVLEQEKLKHRGLSGQAEHLQTACQTHKEKIKGLFHHKLDELGVKALTMEDLLEAQKEISAHNRQLKEQTKQLERDMAELRDHSLFLLKSRCEELKLDWSSLCLESLLKEKQALRRQISEKQRHCLELQISIVELEKSQRQQELLQLKSYSPREGSLYHKGLPGLEALPRPPLDHHTPKLSLAAAGLNSLSPELSINSIAPPCFHRGGVGTKGALLSRYLPISPDHEIVPPTPDARHRQLGHPLPDYTRYSPAKIALRRHLNQDSSMAHFRGLGFTGLRDMVAVTSPLGAKLSCLSPNSSDSLQNNTPRSAERGDTITSLPISIPLSTVHPSKLPVSIPLASVVLPSRAERLRSTPSPVFQMGQTNGYSSSSGLMNGGSHSEDQDSAAPSPPPHGAPLTGPTQGHSPPLSTGGVLHYADGPPRILPEDWAERHGESDSEPQDSESRRRMFFSSSSSSSSSSSSGGAVTRLHLGSGRQGKHHHGNHNTNNHHHSPGSQHTHTHGHGSQEGRKRGRRKRSSAGAQPASGSPKRRSFPGLSSTSQPSGSPLNINSMVNNINQPLEIAAISSPEQSGCSPCGPDMDQPPVLKRERPLEINGSGHYSSAPSSDDDSGYPADSSSSRIERKIATISLESRDGAGRPGNSERGRKSGGSSGNSTGSEVSSSSSSSNSKWKSTFSPISDTKQPPGELRQGGSPFGMGREPLGLGTDSDSDHKPQQRRGGEGGGGESSASPYIPPSPFLSQEAGGRPGPATQGGSGSERQAMPKQKPRGEWELKTSSSLGNSQNLFISAAASGGILSGKVGGSPVAVSSASGASVGQYLGAQFPLGGASVLQSLFGAQTPSTSVSGASRLVNGHSSLGSFSSTGLAGGAAGGIFHHVVPSVSSHQFGAVLPATGGLSSLLSLSSSQQHQHMAPHSCSSFLASVSSTIPLPLSQAQHSRTQTVLHTPLPPMRSLPPPPPLLNVSYSSSVPFSSEPTPSSRSESFLSSRLVASSLQHQRAQSSISLSGSSAAASAHLPPSSRNFTAHHPPHLPPPTPASISGGGGIMWRTLGLPASYMSSSQHTGSRPR
- the LOC135556518 gene encoding histone-lysine N-methyltransferase, H3 lysine-79 specific-like isoform X3; translation: MGEKLELKLKSPVGAEAAGYSWPLPVYDKHHDAAHEIIETIRWVCEEIPDLKLAMENYVLIDYDTKSFESMQRLCDKYNRAIDSIHQLWKGTTPPLKLNKRPSNGLLRHILQQVYNHSVTDPEKLNNYEPFSPEVYGETSFDLVAQIINEMEMMEDDTFVDLGSGVGQVVLQVAAATNCKHYFGVEKADIPATYAESMDKEFKRWMKWYGKKHGDYSLERGDFLSEVWKERIANTSSVIFVNNFAFGPEVDHQLKERFANMKEGGKIVSSKPFAPLNFRINSRNLSDIGTIMRVVELSPLRGSVSWTGKPVSYYLHTIDRTILENYFHSLKNPKLREEQEAARRRQEKNSKSNSTTPTKAKEHKDSCEEVERPGLLAVVKAPPKPRRAKLLKGRKLSARKRGRPKKAAVAAAERKSKSSQSALDLLHAKTLSAAPPQDAYRSPQSPFYQLPPKVQHYASGQLLLGPSPPGLQQLLDNIKVQYLQFMAYMKTPQYRNNLQQVLEQEKLKHRGLSGQAEHLQTACQTHKEKIKGLFHHKLDELGVKALTMEDLLEAQKEISAHNRQLKEQTKQLERDMAELRDHSLFLLKSRCEELKLDWSSLCLESLLKEKQALRRQISEKQRHCLELQISIVELEKSQRQQELLQLKSYSPREGSLYHKGLPGLEALPRPPLDHHTPKLSLAAAGLNSLSPELSINSIAPPCFHRGGVGTKGALLSRYLPISPDHEIVPPTPDARHRQLGHPLPDYTRYSPAKIALRRHLNQDSSMAHFRGLGFTGLRDMVAVTSPLGAKLSCLSPNSSDSLQNNTPRSAERGDTITSLPISIPLSTVHPSKLPVSIPLASVVLPSRAERLRSTPSPVFQMGQTNGYSSSSGLMNGGSHSEDQDSAAPSPPPHGAPLTGPTQGHSPPLSTGGVLHYADGPPRILPEDWAERHGGAVTRLHLGSGRQGKHHHGNHNTNNHHHSPGSQHTHTHGHGSQEGRKRGRRKRSSAGAQPASGSPKRRSFPGLSSTSQPSGSPLNINSMVNNINQPLEIAAISSPEQSGCSPCGPDMDQPPVLKRERPLEINGSGHYSSAPSSDDDSGYPADSSSSRIERKIATISLESRDGAGRPGNSERGRKSGGSSGNSTGSEVSSSSSSSNSKWKSTFSPISDTKQPPGELRQGGSPFGMGREPLGLGTDSDSDHKPQQRRGGEGGGGESSASPYIPPSPFLSQEAGGRPGPATQGGSGSERQAMPKQKPRGEWELKTSSSLGNSQNLFISAAASGGILSGKVGGSPVAVSSASGASVGQYLGAQFPLGGASVLQSLFGAQTPSTSVSGASRLVNGHSSLGSFSSTGLAGGAAGGIFHHVVPSVSSHQFGAVLPATGGLSSLLSLSSSQQHQHMAPHSCSSFLASVSSTIPLPLSQAQHSRTQTVLHTPLPPMRSLPPPPPLLNVSYSSSVPFSSEPTPSSRSESFLSSRLVASSLQHQRAQSSISLSGSSAAASAHLPPSSRNFTAHHPPHLPPPTPASISGGGGIMWRTLGLPASYMSSSQHTGSRPR